One bacterium genomic window, CGTCTTTACCGGCGAGTTCGGCCATCTTGGTTCCGAATGCATCGGTGAACGTCGGTCCGGCCGACGCTAGCGGCAGACCGGTGGCGACGTCGAACGGGCCCGTGCCGTGAAACATCTCCGGGCGCCGCATCGCCGGATCGTAACCTTTGCCTTTGCGCGTCACCGCGTGCACTATGACCGGCCCGTGCAGTCTGCGCACCCGTCTAAACGTATCAATCAGCTCGGCGAGATTGTGCCCGTCTACCGGTCCGATGTACCGGAATCCCAGCTCTTCGAACAGGATGCTCGGAACGACCAGATTCTTCAGCCCTTCCTGGAGTTTGTGCGCAGCAACGCGCGACTTGCCGCTCAAGTCATCAGGCAACAGCCCGAGCAGATTCCACGTGTCGGCGCGCAACCGGTTGTACATCTTGCCGGTTATCATGCGGTTCAGGTAGCCGGCCATCGCGCCGGTGCTGCGAGCGATGGACATCTCGTTGTCATTCAGAACGACGACGACGTCCTGCTTGAGGCAGCCGGCGTTGTTCAGGGCTTCGAATGCCATACCGGACGTTATCGACCCGTCGCCGATGACCGCGACCGAGCGCCGGTTCGAGCCTCTGAGCCGGTCCCCAATCGCGGCCCCCAGGGCGACGCCGATCGAGTCACCGGAGTGGCCGGTGTCGAACGTGTCGTACTCGCTCTCCGACTTCTTGGGAAACCCGGAGATGCCGTCCTTCTGGCGCAGCGTCTCGAATCGGTCTCGCCGGCCGGTGATTATCTTGTGCGCGTAGCACTGATGACCGACATCCCAGACGATCTGGTCACTGGGTGTGTCGTACACGTAGTGGAGAGCAAGCGTCAGCTCCACGACACCGAGACTCGGAGCCGTGTGCCCGCCGTTCCTCGCCGTCGTGCTCACTATCAGATCACGTATTTCGCCAGCCAGATCGTGCAACTGATCGAGTGACATCCTGCGGATGTCTGCGGGCGAACGGACACTATCGAGCAGAGCCATAGTCATGATCTCCTATGCAGAACCAGCTCGGGGAACGCAGCCAGCAGATGGTACTTCGTACCCAAAGTCCGAAACCCACGTTCGGCCTTGCGGGCCTGGAACTCAGCCAGCCCCCTGGCCCGAGTCGTACCGCAGGTTGAGACAGTAGTGACCCGCCCGGCATCGCTGGTCTGCTCCGCGTCAAGCAAGTCATCGGTCATCTGGAACAGCATTCCGAGTGCAAGCCCCGCCTGCCGCAGCCGGCGCTGAGCCGCCGGTTTCGCGCCGCCCAGGATCGCACCCGCGACCACTGCCGCAGCTATGAACTCCGCCGTCTTCTTCCGATGGGTCACGAGGACGCTATCTGTCGTGCCTCGGACTTTCGCGCCTCGCACCTCACCGATGATGTCCAGCATCTGGCCGCCGGTCATTCCCGCTGGCCCCACTGCACGGCATATCACGTTCGTGGCTGCGAGCTTCGGTTCGGCCTCACCGGGCACACCGGCGAACAGCTCAAATGCGAAAGCGAACAGCCCGTCGGCGGCCAATATGGCGGTCGCCTCGTCGAACTTACGGTGAAGGCTTGGCCGTCCCCGTCTGAAATCATCGTCGTCCATGCTGGGCAGATCGTCGTGTATCAGCGAAAACGTATGGATGAGCTCGATCCCTGTGCAAAAAGGCAGTACGGCTGCGACGTGACGGCCGCCGGAAGCCCTGAAAGCCTCAAGGGCCAGGATCGGCCTTATCCGTTTCCCCGGGCCCAGCACGGCGTAGCGCATCGCCGCGGCCAGCCGTGGCGGGACTTCGCGGCCGAACCTGAGGGATCTGCGCAGTTCGGCCTCGACCAGCTTCCGGTCCGCGCCAATGACCTGACTGAGACCGTTCATCCCGGCTCCATACTCCCGGCCGCCAACTCCGCGGCTCTGACAACGTTTGCCAGAAGCATCGCAACCGTCATCGGCCCGACGCCACCCGGAACCGGCGTGATCGCCGACGCCTTGGCGGCGACGGACTCGAAATCGACGTCGCCGACAAGCCTGCCGCCGACGCTGTTCGTGCCCGCGTCGACGACGACAACTCCCTGGCTCACCATGTCGCCCGTGACCAACCTGGGACGCCCCACTGCCACCACCAGGATCTCAGCCGCACGACAAACTGCTCCCAGGTCCTCGGTGCAGGAGTGACAGACGGTAACGGTCGCGTTCCCTCGCTCGCTCCGCAGCAACAGCATGCTGGCGAGCGGCCTGCCCACCAACTCGCCGCGACCGACTATGACTACTCTCTTGCCGGGGATGGTGATACCGTTCCGCAGTAGCAGTTCGATGATGCCGGAAGGTGTCGCCGGCGTGAAGCCCGGCCGTCCAGCGGCAAGCAGACCCAGACTTGCGGGACTGAGGCCATCCACGTCCTTCCCCGGGCTTATCCGCCCCATGACGGCACACGCGTCAATGCCGCAGGGCAACGGCAACTGAACTATGAAGCCATGGACCGCCGGGTCTCGATTCCACGTCTCCACCACGTGGACGATTGAGGCCAGGCCGGCGCTCTCGGACAACCGCTCCACCGCCGCGTCGATGCCAATCTCGGCTGATGCCTTCACCTTGCTGTTGACGTAGATGGTAGACGCAGGGTCGCCGCCGACCTGCAGGATACGCAGACAGGGACGTAGGCCCCGCCCCTGAAGCGCGAGGACGCGCTGACAGAGCTCGGTTCGTATTGCCTTTGACGCGGCCTTGCCGTCAAGCAGGATTGGTTGTGTCAGCATTGTCGGGAAGGTTAATGTAGCAGCATAGTCGGAAGCATAGACTTCCGACTATCTCGTTGAACATGCACCTGAGGAGCGGCGGAACCGCTGTCCTTGGTGCGCAGTCTGCATCAAGCAACATTCAGAACAGAATGCTCGCTAGGCGCTCCTTTCAAAGTACATCATTCTGACATAAAACCCCACCCCGGTCAATAGGTGAATTCGACTGGATAGCGGTTGGGACTCCCGACGCAAGTTCCTGATATCAGAACCCTTGCCGGGAGTCCCGCGACCCGAGTCTCCTGGTTGTCTTCGACCCTACTGCCCCGGCTCGACCGCGATGTAAAGCATTGAACCGCCACGGTTGATTCGGAACAGGACCGGGCTGGTGCTGTTCTTGAACTGGCGTGCCGCGTGGTTGTAGTCATTCATGCCGTTGATCCGGTTCTTGCCGACTTCAAGCACTATGTCCCCGCGCTCAATGCCGGCATCGTCGGCGTTGCTCCCAGGTTCGACGCTGTCGACCAGCACACCACCCGAGACCTTGGCCTCCGCTCGCTCATCCGAGGTCAGGCTCCGTACTGTGAGGCCCAGCCATGCAGTCGGCTGCTCCTCACCGGAAACGGACGCCTGCTGCGCGTTTTCCGGGAAGGTCACCAATGTGACGCTCTTGGTCATCGGTTTTCCGTCACGGACAATCCCGACCGAAATCGTAGTCCCCGGGGCAAACTCAGCGACCTGGTTCCGGAACTGCTCGACGCCGTCGGTCTTCACGCCGTTCACTGCTACTATCACGTCTCCGGATTCGATACCAGCCTTGTCGGCGGGCTGTGCGGCAATGACATCCGCGACCAGCACGCCCTTGCTGTCATCAAGCCGCATCGCCTTCCGGATGGCGTCCGTAACCGGCTGAGGCCTGATTCCCATATACCCGCGGACGACTTTGCCGGTCTTGATGAGCTGGTCAGTGACCGACTTCACGATACTGACCGGAACGGCGAATCCGATACCAACGCTGCCGCCGTTCGAGACCGGGGTCCGGATTGCGGCGTTGATACCCATGAGTTCACCCTTGATGTTCACAAGCGCACCACCCGAATTACCCGGGTTTATGGAAGCGTCGGTTTGGATATAGTCCTGATAGCTCGGTCCCTCAGGCAGCGGCAGACCCGATCGCCCCTTGGCGGAAACTACGCCGACCGTCACTGTCCCGTTCAGGCCGAAAGGATTCCCCACCGCAATCGCCCAGTCACCGACCTCGATATCGTCTGCATTGGCCAGCGCAATCGACGGCAGCGACTTCTTGGTGTCCACCTTGAGCACAGCCAGGTCGCTCTGCGGGTCGCGACCGACGACCTTCACGGCGCTGCCCTTGAACTCGGTGTTATCCGAAAGCATTATGTCGATCTTATCGAATCCGGCCACAATATGGTTGTTGGTCACTATGTACCCGTCCGGGCTGATGATGACGCCCGAGCCGAGCGCGTTCTCCGGCAGTTCCATCGGCAATCCCGGCATCCCGCCCCCGAATTGACGCAGGAACTGCTCGAGCGGACTTCCCTGCAGCGGTGACTGCGATATCTTCACCGTCTTCTCGGCCGATATGTTTACGACCGCGGGCTGCACCTCTTTGGCGACCTCCACGAACGGGCTATGATCTCCGACAGTTAGTCCTTGACCCGTGCGTGGAAGCGCGTTGGGCTGAGCGCCGGCCGGCCGCAGGTCCAGCACCCCGGCCAACACTAACCCGATAACGAACGCAATCAGAACTGCCGGCGCCAGTATCACGCCGACCAACTTAAGCGATATCCGATGGCTCACTTATCCTCCATGGTACTACTACAATGTCCTTTGACCCCGACTGTTGCTACCAACGCTTCTAACTTGTTAAGACGCCGGAATATCGGCTGGGGTTCGCAGTCAGCTCATGCCGTCTGCTGCGCCCGGCACCAGAGTCTCACGGTTCGGTGTTGCCACCGACCAGACCTTCCGGTTCACGCAGCAGAAACTCCCGGGTAACGGTCTGGGCGAACAGGTCGAGTAGCAACGTAGCACCCCGCGCCTGGGACGCGGCTGCCGCAGCCTGCTTCTCCAGGTATTTCAGGCACTGCATCAGGGTCGCCACATCAGTCTTCGTCATCCCCTTCTCTCCTCGCTCGTGCAGGGAGGCAACAGACAGCAACTCATCGACCATCACCTGTACCCGGGGGTCGGCCGACCGGAACTCATAGATGAGCCCGCTTGACTTGGTCCGCATCGTCTCGGACAGGTTCGCGAACGCCTGACGCGCCTCGCCGTCTCTCAGGTCAGGCAGCCGGGTCCGGCGGATCCGCGTCGCCGCCAGACGCAGATTGTGAAGCACCTCACCCTGGCGGATCTCCATCTCCGGATTCCCTCCCAACTCCGCGAGCTTTATCAGCGCGGCACGGCCCCCGGCCCGGAAATGCGGACAGGCATCCGGGCAGTCGATTGTCCGCCGCCGGCTCTTTCCGCAGCACTGAGAACAGATGCGTCGAGTGGCGGCCTCTCCTGCCGGCTCACGACCCGGTTCGAGCATCGACCCGGCCGGGCACTCGCGCGTAGCCTTCCGGCCGCAGACAAAACAGGCTTGGCTCATCGCCTAATCATACTCGCCGCCTCGCCGTTCCGCAAGTTGACGCTTCCGAACCGCGCTGTATCCTGACCTGTGACCGAATCTGAAAAGCTGCTCTCCGCACGCGGCGGCCGGCTCCAAAGCGCTGCCTACGAACCGGCGAGGAACGACTTCCTTGCCTGGCTGGAGAGAGAGAAGCAGTATTCGGATCACACTCTCCGCTCCTACGCGAGCGACCTGGACCAGTTCTTCGAGTTCTGCTCCGACCGACTCGGTACCAAATCGCTCGGTGCGCTGACGCACGCCGATGTGCGCGACTTCCTC contains:
- the dxs gene encoding 1-deoxy-D-xylulose-5-phosphate synthase, whose protein sequence is MTMALLDSVRSPADIRRMSLDQLHDLAGEIRDLIVSTTARNGGHTAPSLGVVELTLALHYVYDTPSDQIVWDVGHQCYAHKIITGRRDRFETLRQKDGISGFPKKSESEYDTFDTGHSGDSIGVALGAAIGDRLRGSNRRSVAVIGDGSITSGMAFEALNNAGCLKQDVVVVLNDNEMSIARSTGAMAGYLNRMITGKMYNRLRADTWNLLGLLPDDLSGKSRVAAHKLQEGLKNLVVPSILFEELGFRYIGPVDGHNLAELIDTFRRVRRLHGPVIVHAVTRKGKGYDPAMRRPEMFHGTGPFDVATGLPLASAGPTFTDAFGTKMAELAGKDERVVAVTAGMCLGTGLSQFREKFPDRLFDVGICEQHAVTLGAGLAMSGVRPVVAIYSTFLTRGLDQVVQDVSLQKLPVVLAVDRAGLVGEDGPTHHGVFDLSYLGMVPSLVLAAPMDEAELGAMLEFAIGYVDGPVAIRYPRGGSGSQPRPGLAPVELGRAEVLREGDDGCVLAVGYMSSVAARAVDILSAKGLSVTLVNSRFVKPLDQDLILSLARRHRAIVTVEENVLAGGFGTRVRELIEQSGDNVHVTSFGLDDRFYEQGPRGWLLDQAGLSPGKLAERLQECFSRK
- a CDS encoding polyprenyl synthetase family protein; this translates as MNGLSQVIGADRKLVEAELRRSLRFGREVPPRLAAAMRYAVLGPGKRIRPILALEAFRASGGRHVAAVLPFCTGIELIHTFSLIHDDLPSMDDDDFRRGRPSLHRKFDEATAILAADGLFAFAFELFAGVPGEAEPKLAATNVICRAVGPAGMTGGQMLDIIGEVRGAKVRGTTDSVLVTHRKKTAEFIAAAVVAGAILGGAKPAAQRRLRQAGLALGMLFQMTDDLLDAEQTSDAGRVTTVSTCGTTRARGLAEFQARKAERGFRTLGTKYHLLAAFPELVLHRRS
- a CDS encoding bifunctional 5,10-methylenetetrahydrofolate dehydrogenase/5,10-methenyltetrahydrofolate cyclohydrolase, with product MLTQPILLDGKAASKAIRTELCQRVLALQGRGLRPCLRILQVGGDPASTIYVNSKVKASAEIGIDAAVERLSESAGLASIVHVVETWNRDPAVHGFIVQLPLPCGIDACAVMGRISPGKDVDGLSPASLGLLAAGRPGFTPATPSGIIELLLRNGITIPGKRVVIVGRGELVGRPLASMLLLRSERGNATVTVCHSCTEDLGAVCRAAEILVVAVGRPRLVTGDMVSQGVVVVDAGTNSVGGRLVGDVDFESVAAKASAITPVPGGVGPMTVAMLLANVVRAAELAAGSMEPG
- a CDS encoding Do family serine endopeptidase is translated as MSHRISLKLVGVILAPAVLIAFVIGLVLAGVLDLRPAGAQPNALPRTGQGLTVGDHSPFVEVAKEVQPAVVNISAEKTVKISQSPLQGSPLEQFLRQFGGGMPGLPMELPENALGSGVIISPDGYIVTNNHIVAGFDKIDIMLSDNTEFKGSAVKVVGRDPQSDLAVLKVDTKKSLPSIALANADDIEVGDWAIAVGNPFGLNGTVTVGVVSAKGRSGLPLPEGPSYQDYIQTDASINPGNSGGALVNIKGELMGINAAIRTPVSNGGSVGIGFAVPVSIVKSVTDQLIKTGKVVRGYMGIRPQPVTDAIRKAMRLDDSKGVLVADVIAAQPADKAGIESGDVIVAVNGVKTDGVEQFRNQVAEFAPGTTISVGIVRDGKPMTKSVTLVTFPENAQQASVSGEEQPTAWLGLTVRSLTSDERAEAKVSGGVLVDSVEPGSNADDAGIERGDIVLEVGKNRINGMNDYNHAARQFKNSTSPVLFRINRGGSMLYIAVEPGQ